One genomic window of Polyangium aurulentum includes the following:
- a CDS encoding PAS domain-containing protein, with protein sequence MRHEVAAGAADHLGCLAGGGEVGALLRARDWAESPLGPVDGWPESLRTAARMALASRAPMLVFWGDALTTLYNDACIPMLGARHPDALAAPAAQWWDALGGEAAFGASARDALKEGKTIALEGVHVLYAEGPVVRSATFGFTFGPLFAGDGQPAGVFCSASEEMPRSSSVPPALLARIIEAVPVLISYVDTEHCYRLVNRGYQRWFGHAPETMVGKHVREVVGDAAYEAVRPYMERVLAGEAVSYDQKMPYRSGGARTVHVDYVPDKDADGRVNGVVALVSDITSRHAAEEALRESERRVSEILHSIDDVFLAVDRSWRITHASRAVVEVSGMREEALIGTNLWESFPWAIGAPIEAAYRKAMDERVSVHLETQGMRSKRWLDTSIYPTVEGISIFARDVSARKEAENVVREAREELQLVVDTMPVYVARCSKDRRFLLANKGYAARLGLTPEQLSGKPVREILGEAAYATLAPHIDTVLTGQPVNFETEVTHALGRHFFHIQYAPTFDAAGAPDGWVAAVSDITRRRELEEALKEANRRKDEFLAMLAHELRNPLAPVLHAVELIRHGRASDPRRGAEVIARQMLHMKRLLDDLLDVARVSQGKIQLRKEPLDLSAVLGQAVEVSRPLIDGKKHELAIALPERPLPIEGDPTRLTQIFANLLNNAAKYTDKGGHIGLEATVEGGSAVVRVRDDGVGMSAEMLEHAFDLFTQADRSLDRAQGGLGIGLTLVKSLVQMHGGSVQATSEGQGRGTEMIVRLPLSSPPEEPAIAAPASAEAPRTLRALVVDDNVDAADSLALLLEMLGHEVGSAHDGPDALAKALASKPDIILLDIGLPGMDGYEVAARLREEGLGSTVLVALTGYGREEDMARSREAGFDHHLVKPVDIATLQKVIASVAASRPE encoded by the coding sequence GTGCGTCACGAAGTCGCGGCCGGGGCCGCCGATCATCTCGGATGCCTCGCCGGCGGCGGCGAGGTCGGTGCCCTGCTGCGCGCGCGCGATTGGGCCGAAAGCCCGCTCGGCCCGGTCGATGGCTGGCCCGAGAGCCTGCGGACGGCCGCGCGCATGGCCCTCGCGAGCCGCGCGCCCATGCTGGTCTTCTGGGGCGACGCGCTCACGACCCTCTACAACGACGCGTGCATTCCGATGCTCGGCGCGCGCCACCCGGACGCGCTCGCCGCGCCCGCCGCGCAATGGTGGGACGCGCTCGGCGGCGAGGCCGCCTTCGGAGCCTCGGCGCGCGACGCGCTGAAAGAGGGCAAAACGATCGCGCTCGAGGGCGTCCACGTCCTGTACGCGGAGGGCCCCGTGGTGCGCTCGGCGACGTTCGGCTTCACCTTCGGACCGCTCTTCGCGGGCGATGGACAGCCCGCGGGCGTCTTCTGCAGCGCGAGCGAGGAGATGCCGCGCTCGTCGAGCGTCCCGCCGGCGCTGCTCGCGCGGATCATCGAGGCGGTCCCGGTGCTCATTTCGTACGTCGACACCGAGCATTGCTACCGCCTGGTGAACAGGGGCTATCAGCGCTGGTTCGGACACGCGCCGGAGACGATGGTGGGCAAGCACGTGCGCGAGGTGGTGGGAGACGCCGCGTACGAGGCGGTGCGCCCGTACATGGAGCGGGTGCTCGCCGGCGAGGCGGTCTCCTACGACCAGAAGATGCCCTATCGCAGCGGCGGCGCGCGCACGGTGCACGTCGACTACGTGCCCGACAAGGACGCCGACGGCCGCGTGAACGGGGTCGTCGCGCTCGTCTCCGACATCACCTCGCGACACGCCGCAGAAGAAGCGCTGCGCGAGAGCGAGCGGCGCGTGTCCGAGATCCTCCACAGCATCGACGACGTCTTCCTCGCGGTCGATCGGAGCTGGCGCATCACGCACGCGAGCCGCGCCGTGGTCGAGGTCTCCGGCATGCGCGAGGAAGCGCTCATCGGGACCAACCTCTGGGAGAGCTTCCCCTGGGCGATTGGCGCGCCCATCGAGGCGGCGTACCGCAAGGCGATGGACGAGCGCGTCTCCGTGCACCTCGAGACCCAGGGGATGCGCTCGAAGCGCTGGCTCGACACGAGCATCTACCCGACGGTGGAGGGGATCTCGATCTTCGCGCGCGACGTGAGCGCCCGCAAGGAAGCGGAGAACGTCGTGCGCGAGGCGCGCGAGGAGCTGCAGCTCGTCGTGGACACGATGCCGGTCTACGTCGCGCGCTGCAGCAAGGACCGGCGCTTTCTGCTGGCCAACAAGGGCTACGCCGCGCGCCTCGGGCTCACCCCCGAGCAGCTCAGCGGCAAGCCCGTCCGCGAGATCCTCGGCGAAGCGGCCTATGCCACGCTCGCGCCGCACATCGACACCGTGCTCACCGGCCAGCCCGTCAACTTCGAGACCGAGGTGACGCACGCCCTCGGGCGCCACTTCTTCCACATCCAGTACGCGCCCACCTTCGACGCGGCGGGGGCGCCCGACGGATGGGTGGCCGCCGTCTCCGACATCACCCGCCGCCGCGAGCTCGAGGAGGCGCTGAAAGAGGCGAACCGCCGCAAGGACGAGTTCCTGGCGATGCTCGCCCACGAGCTGCGCAACCCGCTCGCGCCCGTGCTCCACGCCGTCGAGCTGATACGCCACGGGCGCGCGTCCGATCCGAGGCGCGGCGCGGAGGTGATCGCGCGGCAGATGCTGCACATGAAGCGCCTCCTCGACGACCTGCTCGACGTGGCCCGCGTGAGCCAGGGCAAGATCCAGCTCCGAAAAGAGCCGCTCGATCTGAGCGCCGTGCTCGGGCAAGCGGTGGAGGTCAGCCGGCCGCTCATCGACGGCAAGAAGCACGAGCTCGCGATCGCGCTGCCCGAGCGCCCGCTGCCGATCGAGGGCGACCCGACGCGCCTCACCCAGATCTTCGCCAACCTCCTGAACAACGCGGCCAAGTACACGGACAAGGGCGGGCACATCGGCCTCGAGGCGACGGTCGAGGGCGGCTCGGCGGTCGTGCGGGTCCGCGACGACGGCGTGGGCATGAGCGCCGAGATGCTCGAGCACGCCTTCGATCTGTTCACGCAGGCAGACCGCTCGCTCGACCGCGCGCAAGGAGGCCTCGGCATCGGCCTGACGCTGGTGAAGAGCCTCGTGCAGATGCACGGCGGCAGCGTGCAGGCGACGAGCGAGGGGCAGGGGCGAGGCACCGAGATGATCGTGCGGCTGCCGCTGTCATCGCCCCCCGAAGAGCCCGCCATCGCAGCGCCCGCGAGCGCCGAGGCCCCCCGGACGCTGCGGGCGCTCGTGGTGGACGACAACGTCGACGCGGCCGACAGCCTCGCGCTCTTGCTCGAGATGCTCGGCCACGAGGTCGGCTCGGCGCACGACGGCCCGGACGCGCTCGCGAAGGCGCTCGCCTCGAAGCCCGACATCATCCTGCTCGATATCGGGCTGCCCGGAATGGATGGCTACGAGGTCGCGGCGCGCCTGCGCGAGGAGGGGCTCGGGAGCACCGTGCTCGTGGCGTTGACGGGATACGGGCGCGAGGAGGACATGGCCCGCTCGCGCGAGGCGGGATTCGACCACCACCTCGTCAAGCCGGTCGACATCGCGACCCTGCAGAAGGTGATCGCGAGCGTGGCGGCCTCACGGCCGGAATGA
- a CDS encoding PAAR domain-containing protein codes for MSDPIAARKGDHHLCLQHVGKDILPACAPTILVGGEPAARVTDLLECEGAPPDIIQIGEPTVLLEGQMAARFGDGTNHGGLIDEGCPTVVIGTMTAADKRMRLMERLRLIAAARAKAASMPPGAQRDQLSNAAERLAQNNKAVEDARLSMDVYRTSGAPEGWTRVDPSQMPPGLRNATFDDPSTGFYSDLYRSDIDGSYRLVMRGTEFETWKQWNGNDWLWGNFSQGLGFEGQQYTQAVELSRQVAAAYGGNASVTGHSLGGGLASAGSLASGMPANTFNAAGIHNKTYERYGLDPSRANGQINAYQVDGDILTWAQQQSPIAGAMPDAIGTKHPLNAVNQNADGSFTARQWPPEPTFQKPDHWTGYLNPFGMGKRGVDWAKAEAQQEIDWFKEAIERHSTQEAGIEQQKSADISTIQGML; via the coding sequence ATGAGCGACCCCATCGCAGCGCGCAAGGGCGACCACCACCTCTGTTTGCAGCACGTCGGCAAGGACATCCTGCCCGCCTGCGCGCCCACCATCCTCGTCGGCGGCGAGCCCGCCGCGCGCGTCACCGATCTCCTCGAGTGCGAGGGCGCGCCCCCCGACATCATCCAGATCGGCGAGCCCACCGTCCTGCTCGAAGGCCAGATGGCCGCGCGCTTCGGCGACGGCACCAATCACGGCGGGCTCATCGATGAAGGGTGCCCCACCGTCGTCATCGGCACCATGACCGCGGCCGACAAGCGCATGCGCCTCATGGAGCGCCTCCGCCTCATCGCCGCCGCCCGCGCGAAGGCCGCCTCGATGCCCCCCGGCGCCCAGCGAGACCAGCTCAGCAACGCGGCGGAGCGGCTCGCGCAGAACAACAAAGCGGTCGAGGACGCGCGCCTCTCCATGGACGTTTACCGCACGAGCGGCGCGCCCGAGGGCTGGACCCGCGTCGACCCGAGCCAGATGCCCCCCGGGCTGCGCAACGCCACCTTCGACGACCCCAGCACCGGCTTTTACTCCGACCTCTACCGCTCCGACATCGACGGCAGCTACAGGCTCGTCATGCGCGGCACCGAGTTCGAGACCTGGAAGCAGTGGAACGGCAATGACTGGCTCTGGGGCAATTTCTCGCAGGGCCTCGGCTTCGAGGGCCAGCAGTACACCCAGGCCGTGGAGCTGTCCCGGCAGGTCGCGGCGGCCTACGGCGGCAACGCGAGCGTCACCGGGCACTCCCTCGGCGGCGGCCTCGCCTCGGCAGGCTCCCTCGCCTCCGGCATGCCGGCGAACACCTTCAATGCGGCCGGCATTCATAACAAGACGTACGAGCGCTACGGGCTCGATCCCTCGCGGGCCAACGGGCAGATCAATGCCTATCAGGTCGACGGCGACATCCTCACGTGGGCGCAGCAGCAATCGCCCATCGCCGGGGCGATGCCGGACGCCATTGGCACGAAGCACCCCTTGAACGCCGTGAACCAGAACGCGGACGGCAGCTTCACGGCCCGGCAATGGCCGCCCGAGCCGACCTTCCAGAAGCCCGATCACTGGACGGGGTATTTGAACCCCTTCGGCATGGGCAAGCGCGGCGTGGACTGGGCAAAGGCCGAGGCCCAGCAGGAGATCGACTGGTTCAAGGAGGCCATCGAGCGGCACAGCACGCAGGAGGCCGGCATCGAGCAGCAAAAGTCCGCGGACATCTCGACCATTCAGGGGATGCTGTGA
- a CDS encoding group I truncated hemoglobin, with amino-acid sequence MSTKDVAAKPSLYERLGGVFAVAAVVDRLIERVLVNDVLNANPIVNERHHAKPKAGFKFLVTELVCQATGGPQRYSGMAMPESHRHLGITPAEWDAFLVDFHATLDEFSVPPTERAELLAIVESTRGDIVTAPLPVLGGARPKAKPKASSSEAKPKAKAKKATTAAQRSR; translated from the coding sequence ATGAGCACGAAAGATGTCGCAGCAAAGCCTTCCCTTTACGAGCGCCTCGGAGGCGTCTTCGCGGTCGCGGCCGTCGTCGATCGCCTGATCGAGCGGGTGCTGGTGAACGACGTCCTGAACGCGAACCCGATCGTGAACGAGCGACACCACGCCAAACCGAAGGCGGGGTTCAAGTTCCTCGTGACCGAGCTGGTCTGCCAGGCGACGGGCGGGCCGCAGCGCTATTCCGGGATGGCGATGCCGGAGAGCCACCGCCACCTGGGAATCACGCCCGCGGAGTGGGACGCGTTCCTCGTGGACTTCCACGCGACGCTCGACGAGTTCTCGGTGCCCCCGACGGAGCGCGCGGAGCTGCTGGCGATCGTCGAGAGCACGCGCGGCGACATCGTGACCGCGCCCTTGCCGGTGCTGGGCGGCGCGAGGCCCAAGGCGAAGCCGAAGGCGAGCAGCAGCGAGGCGAAGCCCAAGGCGAAGGCAAAGAAGGCGACGACGGCGGCGCAGCGCAGCCGGTAG
- a CDS encoding UbiA family prenyltransferase, with amino-acid sequence MSRVEEFHGNTIALVALGAVFNPRLSAGDIALLFFGNLLLTIFAFAINDVEDAEDDAKDPAKVVRNPICAGLLTPVQALALSWLSAVVGLALLVPFGARVVLLGALNVALGFAYSSKRIRLKAMPYIDLVSHGLFLGTLQFLTVTYARAPELPASAALCALFICTISMAGDLWNEIRDYDVDRKTGIRNTASVFDVRRIEPILPHLFVWPSVGVAGLVLLNLSGTQRMIVGIVAVALCLVFVLVPAGLKKRMVTDQAQPLAALAGLALLVVCRVASA; translated from the coding sequence TTGAGCCGCGTCGAGGAGTTTCATGGCAACACCATCGCCCTCGTCGCGCTCGGTGCGGTCTTCAATCCCCGGCTCTCGGCAGGCGACATCGCCCTGCTCTTCTTCGGCAATCTCCTGCTGACGATCTTCGCCTTTGCCATCAACGACGTCGAGGACGCCGAGGACGACGCCAAGGATCCGGCCAAGGTCGTCCGCAACCCGATCTGCGCCGGCCTGCTCACGCCCGTCCAGGCGCTCGCGCTGAGCTGGCTCTCGGCCGTCGTCGGGCTCGCGCTCCTCGTGCCTTTCGGTGCGCGCGTGGTGCTGCTCGGTGCATTGAACGTGGCCCTCGGGTTCGCGTATTCGTCGAAGCGGATCCGGCTCAAGGCGATGCCCTACATCGATCTCGTCTCCCACGGGCTCTTCCTGGGCACCCTGCAGTTTCTCACCGTCACCTATGCCCGCGCCCCCGAGCTGCCCGCCTCGGCCGCGCTTTGCGCCCTGTTCATTTGCACGATCTCGATGGCCGGCGATCTCTGGAACGAGATCCGCGATTATGACGTCGACCGGAAGACGGGCATCCGCAACACGGCCTCCGTCTTCGACGTCAGGCGCATCGAGCCCATCTTGCCGCACCTGTTCGTGTGGCCTTCGGTGGGCGTGGCGGGGCTCGTGCTCCTGAATCTCTCCGGGACGCAGCGAATGATCGTCGGGATCGTCGCGGTGGCGCTCTGCCTGGTCTTCGTGCTCGTGCCGGCGGGCCTGAAGAAGCGAATGGTGACCGACCAGGCGCAGCCGCTCGCGGCGCTCGCCGGTCTCGCGCTCCTCGTCGTGTGCCGTGTGGCCTCCGCGTAA
- a CDS encoding ankyrin repeat domain-containing protein encodes MRFAQGLAEMAGPRQPVPPADEVFPTERLRMAAAAAERGDVATLQALKAQGTDLDEVIPSDVNLLMYELVAKNEVAVRALLAAGADPNVLTKIGTSPMLVGATSPEPRLLVLLLDNGGDPNLKNHRGDPLVHQAISFGQWQNLGILFDRGVPVDVRNKMDQTPAIRLATLNQYEEVNKLLDRGADPDATDQLQFSVRKLVQQPVPAADSPLEAWRKRVAERLGIQLPPR; translated from the coding sequence GTGAGATTCGCGCAGGGCCTCGCCGAGATGGCGGGCCCGAGGCAGCCCGTTCCCCCCGCCGACGAGGTCTTCCCGACCGAGCGCCTGCGCATGGCGGCGGCTGCGGCCGAGCGCGGCGACGTGGCCACGCTCCAGGCCCTGAAAGCGCAAGGCACCGATCTCGACGAGGTGATTCCCTCGGACGTGAACCTGCTCATGTACGAGCTCGTCGCGAAGAACGAGGTCGCCGTGCGCGCACTGCTCGCCGCCGGCGCCGACCCGAACGTGCTCACGAAGATCGGCACCTCGCCGATGCTCGTGGGGGCGACCAGCCCCGAGCCTCGGCTCCTCGTCCTGTTGCTCGACAACGGCGGCGATCCGAACCTGAAGAACCACCGCGGCGATCCGCTCGTCCACCAGGCCATTTCCTTCGGGCAATGGCAGAACCTCGGCATTCTCTTCGATCGCGGCGTCCCCGTCGACGTCCGGAACAAGATGGATCAGACGCCGGCCATCCGGCTCGCGACGCTGAACCAGTACGAGGAGGTCAACAAGCTCCTCGACCGCGGCGCGGATCCGGACGCCACCGATCAGCTCCAGTTCTCGGTGCGCAAGCTCGTGCAGCAGCCGGTGCCGGCGGCGGATTCGCCGCTCGAGGCCTGGCGCAAGCGGGTGGCGGAGCGGCTCGGGATTCAGCTCCCGCCGAGGTAG
- a CDS encoding RNA ligase family protein encodes MLPFPPYEKIAESLGAWLGDDEAAHRASSRAEWIVTEKIHGANFCFVTDGREVRCAKRKAFLADDEDFFGHRALQARYASGVLEVLARAKERAKGAAYVFVYGELFGGGYPHPDVPPVPGVEPVQTGCWYSPGIEFCAFDVGVLGEGEKERVYLDQADAALVCEEAGIPFARPLFRGGYEEAFAYPIGFETTIPARLGLPSLGPSNKAEGVVLKPARAIVVPRRPGVLRPVIKRKIAEFSEDERFHEAEKWHERPASSASALEWLKQEASALVNENRLYAAVSKIGPTRPEDKARLGEVLALVREDIEGELAARHGEGMRGLSAGEARALAAFIDGEARALVELYLGGS; translated from the coding sequence GTGCTGCCCTTTCCTCCCTACGAGAAGATCGCCGAGAGCCTCGGTGCATGGCTCGGCGACGACGAGGCGGCGCACCGCGCGTCGAGCCGGGCCGAGTGGATCGTCACCGAGAAGATCCACGGCGCGAACTTCTGCTTCGTGACCGACGGGCGCGAGGTCCGATGCGCCAAGCGCAAGGCATTCCTCGCGGACGACGAGGACTTCTTCGGCCACCGCGCGCTCCAGGCGCGTTATGCGAGCGGCGTCCTCGAGGTGCTCGCCCGCGCGAAGGAGCGCGCAAAAGGCGCCGCGTACGTCTTCGTGTACGGCGAACTCTTCGGCGGCGGTTATCCGCACCCCGACGTCCCCCCCGTCCCCGGCGTGGAGCCCGTGCAGACCGGCTGCTGGTATTCGCCGGGGATCGAGTTCTGCGCATTCGACGTCGGCGTGCTCGGCGAGGGGGAAAAGGAGCGCGTTTACCTCGACCAGGCCGACGCGGCGCTCGTGTGCGAGGAGGCGGGCATTCCGTTCGCGCGGCCGCTCTTTCGCGGGGGCTACGAGGAGGCATTCGCGTATCCCATCGGCTTCGAGACCACGATCCCCGCGCGCCTCGGCCTGCCCTCGCTCGGGCCGAGCAACAAGGCCGAGGGCGTGGTCCTGAAGCCCGCGCGCGCGATCGTCGTGCCCCGCCGCCCCGGCGTCCTCCGGCCCGTGATCAAGCGCAAGATTGCCGAGTTCTCCGAGGACGAGCGATTCCACGAGGCCGAGAAATGGCACGAGCGCCCGGCGTCCTCGGCATCGGCGCTCGAGTGGCTCAAGCAAGAGGCGTCGGCGCTCGTGAACGAGAATCGCCTTTACGCCGCGGTGTCCAAGATTGGCCCGACGCGGCCCGAGGACAAGGCGCGGCTCGGCGAGGTGCTCGCGCTCGTGCGGGAGGATATCGAGGGCGAGCTCGCCGCGCGCCACGGCGAAGGCATGCGCGGCCTCTCCGCGGGGGAAGCCCGCGCGCTCGCCGCTTTCATCGACGGCGAGGCGCGGGCGCTCGTGGAACTCTACCTCGGCGGGAGCTGA
- a CDS encoding alpha/beta hydrolase family protein: MLSRSPRYFSDGWGPLTELEALLAPPRPAFDLPGITLGPIHGEGRLLVQEGHFESPAATGPMPAACRKARFQLVLPAGAGARPPVCLLLSASGDEGFGRRRSLARELSRHGIGALLLENPYYGARRPPGQRGVAVRTVVDLLLMFRAAAVESVALLQWLRGRGHVRVGVSGFSMGGSVAAYTAALCQEPVAAIPVAAAHAVAPIFEKGVLSEMADWRALGASDGDASGIRKRLCEILAPASITALPPPAAPGSAIVLFAREDGFVPPSSTGRLAEHWQGAELRHLPGGHVSAFLTQRGAMVRAVCDAFARLPAGALAVRSG, encoded by the coding sequence GTGTTGTCGCGATCCCCGCGTTACTTCTCCGACGGGTGGGGTCCTCTCACCGAGCTCGAAGCGCTCCTCGCGCCGCCTCGGCCCGCATTCGACCTTCCCGGCATCACGCTCGGCCCCATCCACGGCGAGGGCCGCCTTCTCGTCCAGGAGGGCCATTTCGAGAGCCCTGCCGCGACAGGGCCCATGCCCGCCGCTTGCCGCAAGGCGCGCTTCCAGCTCGTGCTGCCCGCGGGCGCCGGGGCGCGTCCGCCCGTGTGTCTGCTGCTCTCGGCCTCGGGAGACGAGGGGTTCGGCCGTCGCCGCTCGCTGGCGCGGGAGCTTTCGCGGCACGGGATCGGGGCGCTGCTGCTCGAGAATCCTTATTACGGCGCGCGCCGCCCGCCGGGGCAACGGGGGGTCGCGGTGCGCACCGTGGTCGACTTGCTGCTCATGTTTCGCGCGGCCGCGGTGGAGTCGGTGGCCCTCTTGCAATGGCTGCGCGGGCGGGGGCATGTGCGCGTCGGGGTCTCGGGATTCAGCATGGGAGGCAGCGTCGCCGCGTATACGGCCGCGCTCTGCCAGGAGCCCGTCGCCGCGATCCCCGTTGCCGCCGCGCACGCGGTGGCGCCGATCTTCGAGAAGGGCGTGCTCTCCGAAATGGCCGACTGGAGGGCGCTCGGGGCTTCTGACGGCGACGCTTCCGGTATTCGCAAGCGTCTGTGCGAGATCCTCGCGCCGGCATCGATCACGGCGCTCCCACCGCCTGCTGCGCCCGGGAGCGCGATTGTGCTTTTTGCGCGCGAAGACGGCTTCGTCCCTCCGAGCTCGACCGGGCGGCTGGCCGAGCACTGGCAGGGCGCCGAGCTGCGGCATCTGCCCGGGGGCCACGTCAGCGCTTTTCTCACCCAGCGCGGCGCGATGGTTCGCGCGGTGTGTGATGCGTTCGCGCGGCTGCCGGCGGGCGCGCTCGCGGTGCGCTCGGGCTAG
- a CDS encoding flippase-like domain-containing protein, whose translation MATDPPARAPAAPPARSRWRALLPFVLALALVGFVLSRLDLRAFLGHLGRVSAPSFVGFSVLFVLALLSADALATVLVYRRSVAPIRFRDFWVLRGASYLPSTLNHHLGQALITLALSRLHGVSLARVAGATLLVYASWMGCVLGLLCVAIVVADKPLVWLAVPLGAGLAYLALLAARPARLSGMKLLAPLFEAGVQGHLLALLARLPHFGVLFLGTWLPFWFFGVRIPFSAAAMYVPVVMVAVTLPLTPQGFGTRDVLAATFFERFAPGDSGPERLAALAASTTAWGVSITLVEIVLGLVLLRRISPLLAAAEEGAANREGVRDSVGAARSKPPTEVAP comes from the coding sequence ATGGCCACAGATCCGCCCGCCCGCGCCCCTGCCGCCCCTCCTGCGCGCTCGCGCTGGCGCGCCCTCTTGCCCTTCGTCCTCGCGCTCGCGCTCGTCGGCTTCGTCCTTTCGCGGCTCGATCTGCGGGCCTTTCTGGGCCACCTCGGCCGCGTGTCGGCGCCTTCGTTCGTCGGCTTCTCGGTGCTGTTCGTGCTGGCGCTGCTCTCGGCGGACGCGCTGGCGACCGTCCTGGTCTATCGGCGCTCGGTGGCGCCCATCCGCTTCCGCGATTTCTGGGTGCTGCGGGGCGCCTCCTACCTGCCGTCGACGCTCAACCACCACCTCGGGCAGGCGCTGATCACGCTCGCGCTGTCGAGGCTGCACGGCGTGTCGCTCGCGCGCGTCGCGGGGGCGACCCTGCTCGTCTACGCGTCGTGGATGGGCTGCGTGCTCGGGCTGCTCTGCGTCGCAATCGTCGTCGCTGACAAACCGCTCGTCTGGCTCGCCGTGCCGCTCGGCGCGGGCCTCGCCTATCTCGCTTTGCTCGCGGCGCGCCCGGCGCGCCTTTCGGGGATGAAGCTGCTCGCGCCGCTCTTCGAGGCGGGCGTGCAGGGCCATCTATTGGCCCTCCTGGCGCGTCTGCCCCACTTCGGCGTGCTCTTTCTGGGGACGTGGCTGCCGTTCTGGTTCTTCGGGGTGCGCATCCCGTTCTCCGCGGCCGCGATGTACGTGCCCGTCGTGATGGTCGCGGTGACCCTGCCGCTCACGCCGCAGGGATTCGGGACGCGCGACGTGCTGGCCGCGACATTCTTCGAGCGCTTCGCGCCGGGCGACAGCGGGCCCGAGCGCCTCGCCGCCCTGGCCGCGTCGACGACCGCGTGGGGGGTCTCGATCACGCTGGTCGAGATTGTCCTCGGCCTCGTGCTCCTGCGCCGGATATCGCCCCTGCTGGCGGCGGCGGAGGAGGGCGCTGCCAATCGGGAGGGGGTCCGTGATAGCGTCGGCGCGGCGCGGTCCAAGCCGCCCACGGAGGTCGCCCCATGA
- a CDS encoding glutathione S-transferase N-terminal domain-containing protein gives MTILVYDLAVQGDRRISPFCWRTKFALAHKGLPFETQPVALTDIPGLAGGGHKTVPILQDGDQVVSDSWAIADYLDKAYPEHPALFRSPEERGLCRFLEAWMFSGLIQQVSRFYLMDIYNLLVEKDRAHFRATREAMIGCSLEEAAAGREARIAEVRAIFEPVRLTLTYQGQPFLSGQRAGYADYMVGSVKHWIDEIGTVPLFEAGDPVVGYFDRVSALHVGMGRSTA, from the coding sequence ATGACCATCCTCGTTTATGACCTCGCCGTGCAGGGCGACCGACGCATCAGCCCCTTCTGCTGGCGGACGAAGTTCGCGCTCGCTCACAAGGGCCTCCCCTTCGAGACCCAGCCCGTGGCCCTGACGGATATCCCGGGGCTCGCGGGCGGCGGGCACAAGACCGTGCCCATCCTCCAGGACGGCGACCAGGTCGTGAGCGATTCGTGGGCCATCGCCGATTACCTCGACAAGGCCTACCCCGAGCATCCCGCGCTCTTCCGCTCGCCCGAGGAGCGCGGCCTCTGCCGGTTCCTGGAGGCCTGGATGTTCTCCGGCCTCATCCAGCAAGTCTCGCGCTTCTACCTGATGGACATCTACAATCTCCTCGTCGAGAAGGACCGCGCGCACTTTCGCGCGACCCGCGAGGCGATGATCGGGTGCTCGCTCGAGGAGGCCGCGGCGGGGCGCGAGGCGCGGATCGCCGAGGTTCGCGCGATCTTCGAGCCCGTGCGGCTCACGCTCACCTACCAGGGCCAGCCCTTCCTCTCGGGGCAGCGCGCGGGCTATGCCGACTACATGGTGGGCAGCGTCAAGCACTGGATCGACGAGATTGGCACGGTGCCCCTGTTCGAGGCCGGCGATCCCGTGGTGGGCTATTTCGACCGCGTCAGCGCGCTGCACGTCGGCATGGGTCGCTCCACCGCCTGA